The Aquila chrysaetos chrysaetos chromosome 16, bAquChr1.4, whole genome shotgun sequence genome has a segment encoding these proteins:
- the KCNA4 gene encoding potassium voltage-gated channel subfamily A member 4 translates to MEVAMVSADSSGCNSHMPYGYAVQARARERERLAQSRAAAAAAVAAATAAVEGGATGGGGPYHHYHQEQSRGASSSHGGNASRSSMPHRQSGKRRKKGKKRSHHLGSRECGASFPCSELLPLSGSEERILKDLSEEEEEDEDEDEDDEEEGKLYYSDDYGEDEFSYSDQPPDDGGGPGGYSSVRYSEYECCERVVINVSGLRFETQLKTLAQFPETLLGDPAKRGRYFDPLRNEYFFDRNRPSFDAILYYYQSGGRLKRPVNVPFDIFTEEVKFYQLGEEAMLKFREDEGFVKEEEDKALPENEFKRQVWLLFEYPESSSPARGIAIVSVLVILISIVIFCLETLPEFRDDKEFVMSLSLGKGLSNESLHLDAGEHTIFNDPFFIVETVCIIWFSFEFTVRCFACPSKAHFFKNIMNIIDIVSILPYFITLGTDLAQEQGSNGQQAMSFAILRIIRLVRVFRIFKLSRHSKGLQILGHTLRASMRELGLLIFFLFIGVILFSSAVYFAEADEPATHFQSIPDAFWWAVVTMTTVGYGDMKPITVGGKIVGSLCAIAGVLTIALPVPVIVSNFNYFYHRETENEEQTQLMQNAVSCPYLPTNLLKKFRSSSSSSTEDKSEYLEMEEGVKESLCVKEKKSQDTGNSSESEKKNCVNSNSVETDV, encoded by the coding sequence ATGGAGGTTGCAATGGTGAGTGCAGATAGCTCTGGGTGCAACAGCCACATGCCCTACGGATATGCGGTCCAAGCTCGGGCCCGAGAGAGAGAGCGGCTGGCACAGTCAAGAGCCGCAGCAGCTGCAGCCgtagcagcagccacagcagcagtagAAGGTGGGGCAACAGGTGGAGGTGGACCGTATCACCACTACCATCAGGAACAGAGTCGAGGTGCATCCTCCTCTCATGGTGGGAATGCGTCACGCAGCAGCATGCCCCACCGCCAGAGTGGTAAGAGGcggaagaaagggaagaagaggagccACCACTTGGGAAGTAGGGAGTGTGGGGCCTCCTTCCCCTGTTctgagctgctgcctctcaGTGGTTCTGAAGAGAGAATACTGAAGGACTtgagtgaggaggaagaggaggatgaagacGAGGATGAAGACgatgaggaagaaggaaagctcTACTACAGTGATGACTATGGGGAGGATGAGTTTTCATACTCAGACCAGCCACCTGATGATGGTGGAGGCCCTGGGGGTTACAGCTCTGTTCGCTACAGTGAGTACGAGTGTTGTGAGCGTGTGGTAATCAACGTGTCAGGACTGCGGTTTGAGACACAGCTGAAGACATTAGCTCAGTTCCCGGAGACGTTGTTGGGTGATCCAGCGAAGCGAGGGAGGTACTTTGACCCTCTCAGGAATGAATACTTCTTTGATAGGAACCGGCCCAGCTTTGATGCCATCCTGTACTACTACCAGAGTGGTGGTCGGCTGAAGAGGCCAGTCAATGTACCCTTTGACATCTTCACCGAGGAGGTGAAATTCTACCAACTTGGGGAGGAGGCCATGCTCAAGTTTAGGGAGGATGAAGGGTTTGTCAAAGAGGAAGAGGACAAAGCTTTGCCGGAGAATGAGTTTAAGAGGCAGGTTTGGCTGCTGTTTGAGTACCCAGAGAGCTCCAGTCCAGCCAGAGGCATTGCCATCGTCTCTGTCTTGGTCATCTTGATCTCCATTGTCATCTTTTGTCTGGAGACTTTGCCAGAGTTCAGAGATGACAAAGAATTCGTCATGTCCCTGAGCTTAGGGAAGGGACTTTCCAATGAGTCACTTCACCTGGACGCTGGGGAGCACACCATCTTCAATGACCCTTTTTTCATTGTAGAGACAGTATGCATCATTTGGTTCTCCTTTGAGTTTACAGTGCGCTGCTTTGCATGTCCAAGCAAAGCACACTTCTTCAAGAACATCATGAACATCATAGACATTGTCTCCATCTTGCCTTACTTCATTACTCTGGGCACTGACTTGGCGCAGGAGCAGGGCAGTAATGGTCAACAGGCTATGTCTTTTGCCATCCTGAGGATCATCCGTCTGGTCAGGGTGTTTCGCATCTTCAAGCTCTCCAGGCACTCCAAGGGTTTGCAGATCCTGGGTCATACACTCAGAGCCAGCATGAGGGAACTCGGCCtcctcatcttttttctttttattggagtcattttgttttccagtgctgtttACTTCGCCGAAGCTGATGAGCCTGCCACCCATTTTCAAAGCATCCCAGATGCCTTTTGGTGGGCTGTAGTGACCATGACTACAGTTGGTTATGGGGATATGAAACCCATAACTGTGGGTGGGAAAATAGTTGGGTCCTTGTGTGCCATTGCGGGAGTGTTAACCATTGCTTTACCAGTGCCAGTGATTGTCTCCAATTTTAACTATTTCTACCACAGAGAGACTGAGAATGAAGAACAAACGCAGCTGATGCAAAATGCAGTCAGTTGCCCTTACCTCCCAACAAATTTACTGAAGAAATTTAGAAGCTCATCATCTTCATCCACAGAGGATAAATCAGAATATTTGGAGATGGAAGAAGGAGTTAAAGAATCTCTTTgtgtaaaggagaaaaaaagtcaggacACGGGGAATAGCAGTgagtcagagaagaaaaactgtgtAAATTCAAATTCTGTGGAAACTGATGTGTAA